A single Calidifontibacter indicus DNA region contains:
- a CDS encoding alpha-hydroxy acid oxidase, translating to MDAPMHPLIDGFRRTAQAELDPPFWEYVSRGCGYGVSVGAAESSWASYRLLPRALRDVSRIDTRLELFGDFATPVGVAPTAFHRLAHDEGEVATAAGAARAGSPFVLSSRSTTRIEHVAAAAAGPWWFQVYVTLDRAVTEAMVRRAVAAGATALALTVDTPYVGHRNIPGSGRPMDLSDDLALVNMAEHLSAAQRDDPWAFIDQDPSIGLDTIGWLRQISGLPVIVKGVLRPDDARAFVDAGAAAVWVSSHGGRQLDRAISPAHALPGIVAAVGGSVPVVVDGGVRTGFDVLTALGLGASAVFVGRPAVWALAADGAGGVEALLAELTEELRHVMGLAGVVDLADLRSAGLVDGG from the coding sequence ATGGACGCGCCCATGCACCCGCTGATCGACGGATTCAGGCGGACGGCGCAGGCCGAGCTCGACCCGCCGTTCTGGGAGTACGTCAGCCGCGGTTGCGGCTATGGGGTGTCGGTCGGTGCGGCCGAATCCTCCTGGGCGAGCTACCGATTGCTGCCGCGGGCGTTGCGCGACGTGTCTCGCATCGACACCCGGCTCGAGCTCTTCGGCGACTTCGCGACGCCCGTCGGGGTGGCGCCCACGGCGTTCCACCGGCTCGCCCATGACGAGGGCGAGGTCGCGACGGCGGCGGGCGCGGCCCGCGCCGGATCCCCGTTCGTATTGTCGAGTCGGTCGACCACCCGCATCGAGCACGTCGCCGCGGCGGCCGCCGGCCCCTGGTGGTTCCAGGTCTACGTGACGCTCGACCGTGCGGTCACCGAAGCAATGGTGCGCCGGGCGGTCGCGGCCGGAGCCACGGCGCTCGCCCTCACCGTCGACACGCCATACGTCGGGCACCGCAACATCCCCGGCTCGGGTCGGCCGATGGACCTGTCCGACGACCTCGCCCTGGTGAACATGGCCGAGCACCTCAGCGCCGCCCAACGGGACGACCCGTGGGCGTTCATCGACCAGGACCCGTCGATCGGCCTCGACACCATCGGGTGGTTGCGGCAGATCTCGGGGTTGCCGGTGATCGTCAAGGGAGTGCTCCGGCCCGACGACGCACGCGCGTTCGTCGACGCCGGTGCGGCCGCCGTTTGGGTGAGTTCGCACGGCGGACGCCAGCTCGACCGCGCGATCTCGCCGGCGCACGCGCTTCCCGGAATCGTTGCGGCTGTGGGTGGTTCGGTGCCGGTCGTCGTCGATGGGGGAGTGCGCACCGGGTTCGACGTGCTCACCGCGCTCGGGTTGGGAGCCTCGGCGGTGTTCGTCGGCCGTCCGGCCGTCTGGGCGCTCGCCGCGGACGGTGCAGGGGGCGTCGAAGCACTCCTGGCCGAACTCACCGAGGAACTGCGTCACGTGATGGGGCTCGCCGGGGTCGTCGACCTCGCCGACCTGCGCAGTGCCGGTCTCGTCGACGGCGGCTGA
- a CDS encoding LLM class F420-dependent oxidoreductase translates to MLTARPVRIGVQIQPQHGTYKQLRDAVRRAEDLGVDIVFNWDHFFPLNGDPDGPHYECWTLLAAWAEQTSRVELGALVTSNSYRNPNLLADMARTVDHISGGRVVLGIGSGWFERDYTEYGYEFGTAGGRLDALAEALPVIEDRFARLNPPPTRKVPTLIGGGGEKKTLKLVARHADIWHSFTGPDVLAHKLDVLRDHCEREGRSFDDIEISVGVGGKGREGRSPDAPEIEGVPLYDLGARLFTMGLNGPDYDFAPVEPWLRWRDELNG, encoded by the coding sequence ATGCTGACTGCCCGGCCGGTGCGTATCGGCGTCCAGATCCAGCCGCAGCACGGCACTTACAAGCAGTTGCGTGACGCCGTCCGCCGGGCGGAGGACCTCGGTGTCGACATCGTCTTCAACTGGGACCACTTCTTCCCGCTCAACGGCGACCCGGACGGCCCGCACTACGAGTGCTGGACCTTGTTGGCGGCCTGGGCAGAGCAGACCAGCCGGGTCGAACTTGGCGCACTGGTCACCTCCAACAGCTACCGCAACCCCAATCTGCTCGCCGACATGGCCCGCACCGTCGACCACATCAGTGGCGGACGGGTGGTGCTCGGCATCGGCTCCGGGTGGTTCGAGCGCGACTACACCGAGTACGGCTACGAGTTCGGCACGGCAGGCGGACGGCTCGATGCCCTGGCCGAGGCGCTGCCGGTCATCGAGGACCGCTTTGCCCGGCTCAACCCGCCGCCGACCCGCAAGGTGCCCACGCTCATCGGTGGCGGCGGGGAGAAGAAGACGCTCAAGCTCGTCGCCCGGCACGCCGACATCTGGCACTCGTTCACCGGGCCCGACGTGCTCGCCCACAAGCTCGACGTGCTGCGCGACCACTGCGAGCGTGAGGGACGGTCCTTCGACGACATCGAGATCTCGGTCGGAGTCGGCGGCAAGGGGCGCGAGGGCCGATCGCCCGACGCGCCGGAGATCGAGGGGGTTCCGTTGTACGACCTGGGTGCCCGGTTGTTCACCATGGGTTTGAACGGCCCCGACTACGACTTCGCGCCGGTCGAACCGTGGCTGCGTTGGCGCGACGAACTGAACGGCTGA
- a CDS encoding VOC family protein, translated as MALRWYTVVVDSRDPSSLARWWAETLGWVIVFETDEEVVVVPSGADIAPRETLDDWLTEGQGLVFVPVPEGKTIKNRLHLDLAPHTTQDRDAEIAALLERGATHVEIGQSDAAEEEVTWTVLADPEGNEFCVLSSRNR; from the coding sequence ATGGCACTGCGTTGGTACACCGTCGTCGTCGACAGTCGCGACCCCTCCTCGTTGGCCCGCTGGTGGGCCGAGACCCTCGGTTGGGTGATCGTCTTCGAGACCGACGAGGAGGTCGTCGTGGTGCCGTCGGGCGCCGACATTGCCCCGCGCGAGACCTTGGACGACTGGCTCACCGAGGGGCAGGGACTCGTGTTCGTGCCGGTGCCGGAAGGCAAGACGATCAAGAACCGGCTGCACCTCGACCTCGCGCCGCACACCACCCAGGACCGTGACGCCGAGATCGCCGCGCTGCTCGAGCGCGGCGCGACCCACGTGGAGATCGGTCAGTCCGACGCCGCCGAAGAGGAGGTCACCTGGACGGTGCTCGCCGACCCGGAGGGCAACGAGTTCTGCGTGCTCTCCTCCCGCAACCGCTGA
- a CDS encoding thermonuclease family protein yields MPRRSTAVFVLSALALTACQSASDTAHPVAGDHTSSSESNQPNSGANSDGTAAPSSTSSTQASAVQADSTDTGSAGAEADAGVATASGGTSDSTGADGASSASSAASGDLLQVAGITDGDTIKVWVNGKREPVRLLGVDTPESKKPNTAVACYAKEATSKMQSLVQSKQVRLVADPTQADRDHYNRLVRYVVLPDGSDVSQLMIAGGFGREYTYAAPYAKQGAFRVAQSQAQAAKRGLWGACTYASAFNPPSTSSTPSATNPQQFAQPSTTQATPSTRTSTPARPSTTTHDAGACDIKGNISSSGEKIYHVPGQRHYAQTQISPGKGERWFCSESDAQNAGWRRSKV; encoded by the coding sequence ATGCCCCGTCGCTCCACCGCTGTGTTCGTGCTGTCCGCGCTCGCCCTCACCGCCTGTCAATCGGCGTCCGACACGGCGCACCCCGTCGCCGGCGATCACACCTCGAGTTCGGAGTCGAACCAGCCGAACTCCGGCGCGAATTCGGACGGCACGGCCGCGCCGTCGTCGACGTCCAGCACGCAAGCCTCTGCGGTGCAGGCAGATTCGACCGACACCGGCTCCGCCGGTGCTGAGGCGGACGCCGGGGTCGCGACCGCTTCGGGTGGCACTTCGGACAGCACGGGCGCCGACGGCGCATCGTCCGCATCGTCCGCCGCGTCGGGTGACCTGCTGCAGGTGGCGGGCATCACCGACGGCGACACCATCAAGGTCTGGGTCAACGGCAAGCGGGAGCCGGTGCGTCTGCTCGGGGTCGACACTCCGGAGAGCAAGAAGCCGAACACCGCGGTCGCCTGCTACGCCAAGGAGGCCACCAGCAAGATGCAGTCGCTGGTGCAGAGCAAGCAGGTGCGTCTGGTCGCCGACCCGACCCAGGCCGACCGCGACCACTACAACCGGCTCGTGCGCTACGTCGTGTTGCCCGACGGCTCCGACGTCTCCCAGCTGATGATCGCCGGCGGCTTCGGCCGCGAGTACACCTACGCCGCGCCCTACGCGAAGCAGGGCGCGTTCCGCGTCGCGCAGTCGCAGGCGCAGGCCGCCAAGCGCGGATTGTGGGGCGCGTGCACCTACGCATCGGCGTTCAACCCGCCGTCCACCAGCAGCACCCCGTCGGCCACGAACCCGCAGCAGTTCGCCCAGCCGTCGACCACCCAGGCCACGCCGAGCACCCGCACCAGCACGCCGGCGCGTCCGTCGACGACGACCCATGACGCCGGGGCGTGCGACATCAAGGGCAACATCAGCAGCAGCGGCGAGAAGATCTACCACGTGCCGGGCCAGCGGCACTACGCGCAGACGCAGATCTCCCCCGGCAAGGGTGAACGCTGGTTCTGCTCCGAGTCTGATGCACAGAACGCCGGCTGGCGCCGTTCGAAGGTCTGA
- a CDS encoding DNA gyrase/topoisomerase IV subunit A — MARRRKDDQPLEPDFVENIVDINVEDEMQTAFLEYAYSVIYARALPDARDGLKPVQRRILFSMKELGLRPDRNHVKCSRIVGEVMGKYHPHGDSAIYDALVRLAQTWTMRLPLVDGHGNFGSLDQGPAASRYTEARPAPAALLMTASLDEDTVDFVPNYDESEQQPAVLPAAFPNLLVNGASGIAVGMATNMAPHNLVEVIGAARHLIAHPDCSLDDLMKFVPGPDLPLGGQIVGLEGIRDAYLTGRGTFRTRATVRVENVTPRKKGLIVTELPYLVGPEKVIEKIKDLHQAKKIQGISDVKDLSDRTNGLQLVIEIKNGFNPDAVLEQLYKLTPMEESFGINNVALVDGQPRTLGLKELLKVYVDFRIDVVRRRTEFRLAKKKDRLHLVDGLLIAILDIDEVIQVIRTSDDAGEARGRLMQVFDLSEPQANYILELQLRQLTKFSRIELEKEAEELRKAIEELEAILGDEKVLHKLVSNELADVAKTHGTPRRTVLLEASGAPKTAATPLEVSDDPCWVLLSSTGLLARTTNADPLSDTGSRKKHDAIIGAVRTTVRGEFGVVTSSGKVTRLSPLELPTIVPTNDAPALSGGAPLAAFVDLPAGEKVLALMDLSPDAPPLAIGTAHGVVKRVNTDYPNKDSFEIITLKDGDEVVGAAQPSSSTAELAFVTSSAMLLHFAASTVRPQGRAGGGMAGVKLAAGAKVVWFGAVEATDAVLVTVADSSGALPGTGAGSVKVTEFAGYPGKGRATGGVRCQRFLRGEDELIFAWAGSMPRAATSAGVAVELPAADTRRDGSGVPLTGNLAAIGGSIGNSDVGSDVGSDVGSAGQPDGVDDAGVAPSEDE; from the coding sequence ATGGCCCGCCGTCGCAAGGACGACCAACCGCTCGAACCCGACTTCGTCGAGAACATCGTCGACATCAATGTCGAGGACGAGATGCAGACGGCGTTCCTGGAGTACGCGTACTCGGTCATCTACGCTCGCGCGCTGCCCGACGCCCGCGACGGCCTGAAGCCGGTGCAGCGCCGCATCCTGTTCTCGATGAAGGAGTTGGGCCTGCGGCCCGACCGCAACCACGTGAAGTGCTCCCGCATCGTCGGCGAGGTGATGGGTAAGTACCATCCGCACGGTGACAGCGCGATCTACGACGCCCTCGTCCGGCTGGCCCAGACCTGGACGATGCGCCTGCCGCTGGTCGACGGCCACGGCAACTTCGGATCCCTTGACCAGGGCCCCGCCGCGTCCCGGTACACCGAGGCCCGCCCGGCACCGGCCGCACTGCTGATGACGGCCTCGCTGGACGAGGACACCGTCGACTTCGTGCCCAACTACGACGAGTCCGAGCAGCAGCCGGCGGTGCTGCCGGCGGCGTTCCCGAACCTGCTGGTCAACGGCGCCAGCGGCATCGCGGTCGGTATGGCCACCAACATGGCTCCGCACAACCTGGTCGAGGTCATCGGCGCCGCGCGGCATCTCATCGCCCACCCGGACTGCTCGCTGGACGACCTGATGAAGTTCGTGCCCGGCCCCGACCTGCCGCTCGGTGGCCAGATCGTCGGTCTCGAGGGCATCCGGGATGCCTACCTCACCGGACGCGGCACCTTCCGCACCCGCGCCACCGTGCGGGTCGAGAACGTCACCCCGCGCAAGAAGGGCCTGATCGTCACCGAGCTGCCCTACCTGGTCGGCCCGGAGAAGGTCATCGAGAAGATCAAGGACCTCCACCAGGCCAAGAAGATCCAGGGCATCTCCGACGTCAAGGACCTCTCCGACCGCACCAACGGCCTGCAGTTGGTCATCGAGATCAAGAACGGCTTCAACCCCGACGCGGTGCTGGAGCAGCTGTACAAGCTGACCCCGATGGAGGAGTCGTTCGGCATCAACAATGTCGCGCTCGTCGACGGCCAGCCGCGCACCCTCGGCCTGAAGGAACTGCTGAAGGTCTACGTCGACTTCCGCATCGACGTGGTGCGCCGCCGCACCGAGTTCCGGCTGGCGAAGAAGAAGGACCGCCTGCACCTGGTCGACGGCCTGCTCATCGCGATCCTCGACATCGACGAGGTGATCCAGGTGATCCGCACCTCCGACGACGCGGGCGAGGCACGCGGCCGGTTGATGCAGGTCTTCGATCTCTCCGAGCCGCAGGCCAACTACATCCTCGAACTCCAGCTGCGCCAACTCACCAAGTTCTCCCGCATCGAGCTGGAGAAGGAAGCCGAGGAGCTGCGCAAGGCCATCGAGGAGCTCGAGGCGATCCTGGGCGACGAGAAGGTGCTGCACAAGCTGGTCTCCAACGAGCTCGCCGATGTCGCCAAGACCCACGGCACCCCGCGCCGCACCGTGCTGTTGGAGGCATCGGGTGCGCCGAAGACCGCCGCCACGCCGCTCGAGGTGTCCGACGACCCGTGCTGGGTGCTGCTCTCCTCGACCGGCCTGCTGGCACGCACGACCAACGCGGATCCGTTGTCCGACACCGGATCTCGCAAGAAACACGACGCGATCATCGGGGCCGTGCGCACGACCGTGCGCGGCGAGTTCGGCGTCGTCACGTCGTCGGGCAAGGTGACCCGGTTGTCACCGCTGGAGCTGCCGACGATCGTGCCGACGAACGACGCACCGGCACTGTCGGGCGGCGCCCCGCTCGCAGCCTTCGTCGACCTGCCGGCCGGGGAGAAGGTGCTCGCCCTGATGGATCTCTCCCCCGATGCCCCGCCGCTCGCGATCGGCACGGCGCACGGCGTGGTGAAGCGGGTCAACACCGACTACCCGAACAAGGACTCCTTCGAGATCATCACGCTGAAGGACGGCGACGAAGTCGTCGGGGCGGCCCAACCCTCCTCGTCGACAGCGGAGCTCGCGTTCGTCACCTCGTCCGCGATGCTGCTGCACTTCGCGGCGTCGACGGTGCGGCCGCAGGGTCGTGCCGGCGGCGGCATGGCCGGCGTGAAGCTTGCGGCAGGAGCCAAGGTGGTCTGGTTCGGAGCGGTCGAGGCCACCGACGCGGTGCTGGTGACGGTGGCCGACTCCTCCGGTGCGTTGCCGGGCACGGGCGCCGGTTCGGTGAAGGTCACCGAGTTCGCCGGCTACCCGGGCAAGGGACGCGCCACCGGCGGCGTGCGCTGCCAGCGCTTCCTGCGCGGCGAGGACGAGCTGATCTTCGCCTGGGCGGGCAGCATGCCACGGGCTGCCACCTCGGCCGGTGTTGCGGTCGAACTGCCGGCTGCCGACACCCGGCGTGACGGCAGCGGTGTGCCGCTGACCGGCAACCTCGCGGCGATCGGCGGCTCGATCGGTAATTCGGACGTCGGTTCGGACGTTGGTTCCGACGTTGGTTCGGCCGGTCAGCCGGACGGCGTCGACGACGCCGGCGTCGCCCCGTCCGAGGACGAGTGA
- a CDS encoding sucrase ferredoxin translates to MSQIAQCSRQWDDAEVPAPGSASVARFWVALEQNGPWGHDAIASAHLPDVLGPELERAVSAAGGRLLLIRRPGRHVDTHDPGVPRNCYIAGGLADEPWLLEGEVDDPFDLLRVDWRGQIEQGPDAVSETLPLLEETRDVVLLVCANSKRDQCCAVRGRPVAAAVSEQRPGRVWECSHTGGHRFAPTAVMLPSGQTYARLTDETALAAYDAERRREVPAALNCALHNRGRSCLSAPAQAAEAFVREQTGRLALDAFGVEEAGDGVYVVSDRDGRSWRLRLARVDGPELKDSCLKVAKTSSYWQVTDLSG, encoded by the coding sequence ATGAGCCAGATCGCGCAGTGTTCCCGGCAGTGGGACGACGCCGAGGTGCCCGCACCGGGTTCGGCGTCGGTTGCCCGGTTCTGGGTTGCCCTGGAACAGAACGGCCCGTGGGGGCACGACGCGATCGCCAGTGCCCACCTTCCGGACGTACTCGGACCGGAGCTCGAGCGGGCGGTCTCGGCCGCGGGCGGGCGGTTGCTGCTGATCCGCCGACCGGGTCGGCACGTCGACACGCACGACCCCGGCGTTCCCCGAAACTGTTACATCGCAGGCGGGTTGGCCGACGAACCGTGGCTGCTCGAGGGCGAGGTCGATGATCCGTTCGACCTGCTGCGGGTCGATTGGCGCGGGCAGATCGAGCAGGGCCCCGACGCGGTGAGCGAGACGCTGCCGCTGCTGGAGGAGACCCGCGACGTCGTGCTGTTGGTGTGCGCCAACAGCAAGCGTGACCAGTGCTGTGCGGTGCGCGGACGGCCGGTTGCTGCTGCGGTGTCCGAGCAGCGGCCGGGACGCGTGTGGGAGTGCTCGCACACCGGCGGCCACCGGTTCGCGCCGACCGCAGTGATGCTGCCGTCGGGGCAGACGTACGCCCGGCTGACCGACGAGACCGCGCTGGCGGCGTACGACGCCGAACGGCGGCGCGAGGTGCCGGCCGCGCTCAACTGCGCCCTCCACAACCGCGGACGCAGCTGCCTCAGCGCGCCCGCGCAGGCCGCCGAGGCGTTCGTGCGCGAGCAGACCGGCCGGCTCGCACTCGACGCGTTCGGCGTCGAGGAGGCGGGCGATGGCGTGTACGTCGTCTCCGACCGCGACGGCAGGTCGTGGCGGCTGCGACTGGCGCGGGTCGACGGACCCGAGCTCAAGGACTCCTGCCTGAAGGTGGCCAAGACGTCGAGCTATTGGCAGGTCACCGACCTGTCGGGCTGA
- a CDS encoding HNH endonuclease has translation MAKQPATELDRIVGQLRELSCAPTDFDKVTQLELLQQIANAAHGAMARVSVEFDDSQRADQALRQVPSRQRGRGVADQIALARRISPYQASRDLGMARALRDDLPGTGALLSAGRISERTAQAVHHETDHLARADRQQVDSELSPAITDATTAGAARAARAAAFAIDPDSATKRATKAAGERGVSFRAAKDGMARLGGYLPGIQGVAAHRALRKDAKAIIAFGDGSGRTLQQVMADLLVERLTGQPRACAVPVEVQLVMTEEQLFGETPDSPEPRDPDGPSWVDGYGPVPAAFARAAVAGVADALGPTPPEVDRAQAWLRRVFTDPCSGQLVDVDTNRRRFDGTVRRFIRLRDQFCRIPFCDALIEDHDHIARHSDGGATSIDNGMGICRRFNLVKEMPGWHTEVIHAAGPPGSHPHTVVITTATGKTYRSTSPPVPGARTKRPDLGVIDLYFTTRLAQAS, from the coding sequence ATGGCCAAGCAACCAGCAACCGAACTCGATCGCATCGTCGGTCAGCTTCGCGAGCTGTCGTGCGCCCCAACAGATTTCGACAAGGTCACCCAACTCGAGCTGCTCCAGCAGATCGCCAACGCAGCCCACGGCGCGATGGCCCGGGTGAGCGTGGAGTTCGACGACTCGCAGCGCGCCGATCAGGCTCTTCGACAGGTCCCTTCCCGACAGCGCGGGCGCGGCGTCGCCGATCAGATCGCGCTGGCACGCCGCATCTCGCCCTACCAGGCCTCCCGCGACCTCGGCATGGCGCGGGCATTACGAGACGACCTGCCGGGCACCGGTGCACTGCTCTCGGCGGGCCGCATCAGCGAGCGCACCGCGCAAGCGGTTCATCACGAGACCGATCATCTTGCGCGCGCCGACCGCCAGCAGGTCGACTCCGAACTGTCACCGGCGATCACCGACGCAACCACGGCCGGCGCGGCACGAGCCGCCCGCGCCGCAGCGTTCGCGATCGATCCCGACAGCGCGACCAAACGCGCCACGAAGGCGGCCGGTGAGCGCGGCGTCTCGTTCCGGGCGGCCAAGGACGGCATGGCCCGGCTCGGTGGTTACCTGCCCGGTATCCAGGGCGTCGCCGCCCACCGGGCGTTGCGCAAGGACGCCAAGGCGATCATCGCTTTCGGCGACGGCAGCGGACGCACGCTGCAACAGGTGATGGCCGATCTGCTCGTCGAGCGGCTCACCGGCCAGCCGCGTGCTTGCGCCGTGCCCGTCGAGGTGCAACTCGTCATGACGGAGGAGCAACTGTTCGGCGAGACCCCCGACTCCCCCGAGCCTCGCGATCCCGACGGACCGTCCTGGGTCGACGGCTATGGCCCGGTGCCGGCAGCCTTCGCCCGGGCGGCGGTCGCCGGGGTGGCCGACGCGCTCGGCCCGACACCACCGGAGGTCGACCGCGCCCAGGCGTGGCTGCGCCGCGTGTTCACCGACCCATGCAGTGGACAACTGGTCGACGTCGACACCAACCGCCGCCGGTTCGACGGCACCGTCCGCCGGTTCATCCGGCTGCGCGACCAGTTCTGCCGAATCCCGTTCTGCGATGCCCTGATCGAAGATCATGACCACATCGCGCGCCACAGCGACGGTGGCGCCACCAGCATCGACAACGGCATGGGCATCTGCCGCCGGTTCAACCTGGTGAAGGAGATGCCGGGCTGGCACACCGAGGTGATCCACGCAGCGGGCCCGCCGGGCTCGCACCCACACACCGTGGTGATCACCACTGCGACCGGCAAGACCTACCGGTCGACCTCTCCACCCGTGCCCGGCGCGCGCACCAAGCGACCCGACCTCGGGGTCATCGACCTCTACTTCACGACCCGTCTCGCGCAGGCGAGTTGA
- a CDS encoding GNAT family N-acetyltransferase yields MSEIRPATEADWAQIWPFWREIVRAGETYAYPHDATSDEAAAMWMERPPGATVVWVDDHGAVLGSAKMGPNRPGNGDHIGTASFVVSPAGRGKGVGRALGDYVVKWHRRNGFHGIQFNAVVETNETAVRLWKSLGFNVIGTVPESFRHPEHGLVGLHVMYLPLQVNSPARDGS; encoded by the coding sequence GTGAGTGAGATCCGACCGGCGACCGAGGCGGACTGGGCACAGATCTGGCCGTTCTGGCGCGAGATCGTGCGGGCCGGCGAAACCTACGCCTACCCACACGACGCGACGTCCGACGAGGCGGCCGCGATGTGGATGGAACGTCCACCCGGTGCGACGGTTGTGTGGGTCGACGACCACGGCGCGGTGCTCGGCAGCGCCAAGATGGGTCCGAACCGGCCCGGCAACGGTGACCACATCGGCACGGCGAGCTTCGTGGTGTCGCCGGCGGGCCGTGGCAAGGGAGTCGGTCGGGCGTTGGGGGACTACGTCGTGAAGTGGCACCGGCGCAACGGCTTCCATGGCATTCAGTTCAACGCGGTGGTCGAGACGAACGAGACCGCCGTACGGTTGTGGAAATCGTTGGGATTCAACGTGATCGGCACCGTGCCCGAATCTTTCCGGCACCCCGAACACGGGCTCGTCGGACTGCACGTGATGTACCTGCCGCTGCAGGTCAACTCGCCTGCGCGAGACGGGTCGTGA